In Atopobium sp. oral taxon 416, the genomic stretch CTGAAGCCATCTCATCATCCTTGAGCCCGAAATTCGGATGACCTACTCCGGGGACTATGCACGGGGTAAGTGCAAGGCCGGCAGTTCAAACACTCTCTCCGGCTTTCTTCGTGGCCTCATATACCTCCTCCAGGATCCCACCTTCGTCAGTCTTCGCTCCGGCAGCCTTGTACATAAAGTAGATACCTGCAACTCTGAGACGCACCTCAGGATTCTTATTAGAGAGAACATCATCAGCACCCACAAGAGACTTGCACTCGATGTCATCCATCTCAAGCATCTCGGATACCATATCAAAGTTCATGATGTCGCTAGTATAATTTCCGTAAAGGTAGGGTATGACAGTTCCAAACTCGACCTCCTTTGTAATGTTGTATATCTGTTCTGCCAACGGTGACTGGAACACACCACCTAT encodes the following:
- a CDS encoding dihydroxyacetone kinase subunit DhaK, producing MKKIINTPEEYVDKMLQGIYASLPDKVKCAADDLRCYYTAHKKPGKATIITGGGTGYLSLFLGYVGDGLIDDCGIGGVFQSPLAEQIYNITKEVEFGTVIPYLYGNYTSDIMNFDMVSEMLEMDDIECKSLVGADDVLSNKNPEVRLRVAGIYFMYKAAGAKTDEGGILEEVYEATKKAGESV